The following coding sequences are from one Coffea arabica cultivar ET-39 chromosome 11e, Coffea Arabica ET-39 HiFi, whole genome shotgun sequence window:
- the LOC113719168 gene encoding protein trichome birefringence-like 2 → MDWKKIAFLDQFPCWTTSPRRRKVVSGFGLGLVASMFVLSVVSFNVSSFMAPLINPVLKGFNIFASRNHNTTSCILSWPVYFSRTTSCCNASSCNGTITTNNVEYFMVTNGTHDRNVSESRKFIYSGGKGEVLQNAHVGNLSEKVKNGNLSVEVEGGKAQDESLVINGSLDDKIGNFTNLGNFSNNVGNQNVTAGGPNAQEQTSYQNAVSVERPKSGGDEVPKGSILGNLTVSKEEKSPETNDRGISSRESNSIKGMMNSNSLNRNCNIFDGRWVRNDAKPYYPPGSCPYIDRDFDCYLNKRPDDNFLKWKWQPYNCDIPSLNATDFLERLRGQRLVFVGDSLNRNMWESLVCILRHSVSDKKSVHEISGKTEFKKKGFYAFRFEDYNCSVDFVSSPFLVRESTFNGKNGSFETLRLDLMDKSTSMYYDADVLVFNTAHWWTHEKTSKGEDYYQEGNHVHGRLKVLEAYKRALRTWARWVDKSIDKTRSQVVFRGYSVMHFSGGQWNSRGQCHKETEPILNETYLAKYPSKMRALEHLLHKMRTPVVYLNISRLTDFRKDGHPSIYRREYKTLKEQIAGELNQDCSHWCLPGVPDAWNELLYASLLKTGRGSWRN, encoded by the exons ATGGACTGGAAAAAGATTGCATTTTTGGATCAGTTTCCTTGTTGGACAACATctccaagaagaagaaaggtaGTTTCTGGCTTCGGTTTAGGATTAGTGGCTTCAATGTTTGTATTAAGTGTTGTATCTTTTAATGTCTCGTCATTTATGGCTCCTTTAATAAACCCTGTTTTGAAAGGGTTCAATATTTTTGCATCCCGTAATCACAATACTACTAGCTGTATCCTTTCTTGGCCTGTCTATTTCTCAAGGACAACTTCTTGTTGTAATGCTAGTTCCTGTAATGGTACCATAACAACTAATAATGTGGAATATTTTATGGTTACGAATGGAACTCATGATAGAAATGTGTCTGAAAGTAGGAAATTTATTTATTCTGGTGGGAAAGGAGAGGTTTTGCAAAATGCCCATGTTGGAAATTTGTCTGAGAAGGTGAAAAATGGAAACTTGAGTGTTGAAGTTGAAGGAGGGAAGGCTCAAGATGAGTCCCTTGTGATAAATGGATCACTGGATGATAAAATCGGAAACTTCACTAATCTGGGTAACTTTTCCAACAATGTGGGAAATCAAAATGTTACTGCTGGAGGGCCGAACGCCCAAGAGCAAACTTCTTATCAGAATGCCGTTTCTGTAGAGCGTCCAAAAAGTGGGGGGGATGAGGTTCCTAAAGGTAGTATTCTTGGTAATCTGACGGTTAGCAAAGAAGAGAAGTCTCCAGAGACAAACGACAGAGGAATATCGTCCAGGGAAAGTAACAGCATTAAAGGGATGATGAATTCTAACAGTTTGAATCGGAATTGTAACATCTTTGATGGTAGATGGGTGAGAAATGACGCAAAGCCATACTACCCTCCTGGTTCTTGCCCGTACATTGATAGGGATTTTGATTGTTACCTTAACAAGAGGCCGGATGATAACTTTTTGAAGTGGAAATGGCAGCCATACAACTGTGACATCCCAAG TTTGAATGCCACTGACTTTCTGGAGAGACTGCGAGGGCAGAGATTGGTCTTTGTTGGGGATTCGTTGAACAGAAACATGTGGGAATCTCTTGTTTGCATCCTTCGCCATAGTGTCTCAGACAAGAAAAGTGTTCATGAGATATCTGGAAAaacagaatttaaaaagaaaggtTTCTATGCATTCAGATTTGAG GATTATAATTGCTCAGTGGATTTTGTCAGTTCTCCTTTTCTTGTTAGAGAATCAACATTCAATGGTAAAAATGGTTCCTTTGAGACATTGAGATTGGATTTGATGGACAAATCAACTTCAATGTATTATGATGCTGATGTTCTGGTTTTTAACACGGCTCACTGGTGGACTCATGAGAAGACCTCTAAAGG GGAAGACTATTAtcaagaaggtaatcatgtgcaTGGAAGACTGAAGGTCCTAGAAGCATACAAGAGGGCTCTTCGCACATGGGCTAGGTGGGTGGATAAGAGCATAGATAAAACAAGAAGTCAGGTTGTATTCAGAGGATACTCGGTAATGCATTTCAG CGGAGGCCAATGGAACTCACGAGGGCAGTGTCATAAAGAAACTGAGCCAATATTGAATGAAACTTATTTAGCAAAATACCCTTCAAAAATGAGAGCTCTAGAGCATCTGCTTCATAAAATGCGGACTCCAGTGGTGTATCTGAACATAAGCAGACTCACGGATTTTAGAAAAGATGGCCACCCTTCAATTTACAGAAGAGAGTACAAGACGTTGAAAGAACAAATTGCTGGTGAGCTTAATCAAGATTGCAGTCATTGGTGCTTGCCTGGAGTACCAGACGCGTGGAATGAGTTACTATATGCTTCTCTCTTGAAGACCGGCAGAGGATCTTGGAGAAACTGA
- the LOC140020936 gene encoding F-box/kelch-repeat protein At1g23390-like produces the protein MAMPIIMLEEEDPIYGDMLEEILSRVPLIDLIPTLHVSKSWNQAVHSSLLSRNPPKPWLIIHSQATRHPYATTTRAYDPCSRVWIKMSQPASIKHATALRSSNSNFLYMLSPSKLSFSFDKLNLRWHHVDAPLLWRGDPIVAEVGDSIVVAGGTCDFEDDPLAVEIYSIKNRSWRTCDSMPARLKDSAASTWLSVAATPEKLFVMEKHSGATYWFDLDSNDWSKQFDIRPDQRCFYSVIGCVKERLILVGLIGDVENVEKVKVWEVGCDSDSGSFDRCMETGEMPRLFVEKLESETFGISSINICLAGSFVYIYNPEKVEEVVACELIKGGGCNWGSVHNAVSGGVCGMERVVFTCADVKVEELERALGAENRRFEVVNV, from the coding sequence ATGGCAATGCCAATAATAATGTTAGAAGAGGAGGATCCAATTTATGGAGACATGCTAGAGGAAATACTATCACGCGTGCCACTTATCGACTTGATCCCGACATTGCACGTGTCAAAGTCATGGAACCAAGCTGTTCACTCCTCCCTCCTCAGCCGCAATCCGCCCAAACCTTGGCTGATTATCCACTCCCAAGCCACTCGCCACCCCTATGCCACCACCACCCGTGCTTACGACCCTTGTTCGCGCGTGTGGATTAAGATGTCTCAGCCCGCCTCCATCAAACACGCCACTGCCCTTCGATCGTCCAACTCCAATTTCCTCTATATGTTGTCCCCTTCAAAGCTCTCCTTCTCCTTCGACAAGTTGAATCTTAGGTGGCACCACGTGGATGCTCCACTGCTGTGGCGCGGGGACCCAATCGTCGCCGAAGTTGGTGACTCAATTGTCGTCGCCGGTGGCACGTGCGACTTCGAAGACGACCCTCTCGCCGTCGAAATATACAGCATCAAGAACCGGAGCTGGCGCACCTGCGATTCCATGCCCGCGAGGTTGAAGGACTCCGCAGCTTCAACATGGCTTTCCGTGGCTGCCACGCCAGAAAAACTCTTTGTCATGGAAAAACATTCTGGTGCGACGTACTGGTTTGACTTAGATTCCAACGACTGGTCCAAACAATTCGATATCCGTCCAGATCAACGTTGTTTTTACTCGGTCATCGGGTGCGTTAAGGAACGTTTGATTCTCGTGGGTTTGATCGGAGACGTCGAAAATGTCGAGAAAGTGAAGGTATGGGAGGTGGGTTGCGATTCTGATTCCGGGTCTTTCGATCGATGCATGGAAACAGGAGAGATGCCTCGTCTGTTTGTGGAGAAGCTTGAAAGTGAAACTTTTGGAATTTCTTCGATAAATATTTGTTTAGCTGGGAGTTTTGTGTATATATACAACCCGGAGAAGGTGGAGGAGGTGGTAGCGTGTGAGCTTATCAAGGGCGGCGGATGCAATTGGGGAAGCGTGCACAACGCCGTGTCTGGTGGTGTTTGCGGAATGGAGAGGGTGGTTTTTACGTGTGCAGATGTTAAGGTGGAGGAGTTGGAACGAGCTCTGGGGGCGGAGAACCGGAGGTTCGAGGTAGTTAACGTTTGA
- the LOC140021038 gene encoding protein NSP-INTERACTING KINASE 3-like isoform X2: MEMKWSVLGKVVLLVFILVHSSSASLSPTGINYEVVALMAIKNDLKDPYNVLENWDTNAVDPCSWTRVTCSPDGSVSALGLPSQSLFGTLSSAIGNLSNLESVLLQNNAIYGPIPSAVGKLVKLQTLDLSNNNFDGDIPSSLGDLKNLNYLRLNNNSLSGPIPETLSKLEGLTLLDLSFNNLSGSLPNQSARTFRIVGNPLICGQSSEYNCSVVYPEPLSFPPNSVTGRSGSKSHHMAIAFGVSFGAAFLVIIVIGLLVWRRYRHNQQIFFDVNDQYDPEVCLGHLRRYTFKELRAATDHFSSKNILGRGGFGIVYKGRLNDSSVVAVKRLKDYNALGGEIQFQTEVETISLAVHRNLLRLSGFCSTENERLLVYPYMPNGSVASRLKDHVHGRPVLDWSRRKKIALGTARGLVYLHEQCDPKIIHRDVKAANILLDEDFEAVVGDFGLAKLLDHRESHVTTAVRGTVGHIAPEYLSTGQSSEKTDVFGFGILLLELITGQKALDFGRGAKQKGIMLDWVKKLHQDAKLELMVDKDLKNDYDNVELEEMVQVALLCTVFNPSNRPKMSEVLRMLEGDGLAEKWEASQTIETPRFRTFEHIPQRYSDYIEESSLVVEAMELSGPR, encoded by the exons ATGGAAATGAAGTGGTCTGTTTTGGGGAAAGTGGTATTGCTGGTGTTCATTTTAGTGCATAGTTCTTCTGCCTCTCTTTCTCCTACTGGCATAAACTATGAAG ttgttGCTTTGATGGCTATAAAGAATGACCTGAAAGACCCATATAATGTATTGGAAAATTGGGATACGAATGCTGTGGATCCTTGTAGTTGGACGAGGGTTACCTGCTCTCCTGATGGCTCTGTATCTGCCCT AGGATTGCCCAGTCAGAGCTTGTTTGGGACTTTGTCATCTGCAATAGGAAATCTCTCTAACCTGGAATCCGT GTTGCTGCAGAACAATGCAATTTATGGTCCTATCCCTAGTGCAGTTGGGAAGCTAGTCAAGCTTCAAACACTTGATCTATCCAACAACAATTTTGATGGCGACATACCGAGCTCTTTGGGCGACTTGAAGAATTTGAATTACTT GcgactaaacaacaatagccTTTCTGGACCAATTCCTGAGACTCTCTCTAAACTTGAAGGCCTCACTCTTCT GGACCTTTCTTTCAATAATCTAAGTGGTTCTTTGCCTAATCAATCAGCAAGAACCTTCAG AATTGTTGGAAATCCTTTGATCTGTGGGCAGAGCTCTGAATACAACTGTTCTGTTGTCTATCCTGAACCATTGTCCTTTCCTCCAAATAGTGTTACAG GTCGATCTGGATCAAAAAGCCACCATATGGCCATTGCTTTTGGCGTGAGTTTTGGTGCTGCATTTTTAGTCATCATAGTCATTGGACTGCTTGTTTGGCGGCGATATCGCCATAATCAGCAGATTTTCTTTGACGTTAATG ATCAATATGATCCAGAGGTTTGTTTAGGTCACCTGAGAAGGTATACATTCAAGGAACTTCGGGCTGCTACAGACCATTTTTCCTCGAAGAATATATTGGGCCGGGGAGGATTTGGGATTGTCTACAAAGGCCGGTTAAATGATAGCAGTGTGGTTGCTGTCAAAAGATTAAAGGACTACAATGCTCTTGGTGGTGAAATACAATTTCAGACAGAAGTTGAGACAATCAGTTTGGCAGTCCACCGGAATCTTCTCCGTCTTTCGGGTTTCTGTTCAACTGAAAATGAACGGCTTCTTGTTTATCCATACATGCCCAATGGGAGTGTAGCATCTAGATTAAAAG ATCATGTCCATGGTAGGCCTGTTCTAGACTGGTCGAGGCGGAAAAAGATTGCTTTAGGTACAGCAAGAGGGCTGGTGTATTTGCATGAGCAGTGTGACCCCAAAATTATTCATCGAGACGTCAAGGCTGCAAATATTCTGTTGGATGAAGACTTTGAGGCGGTTGTTGGAGATTTTGGGTTGGCAAAGCTCTTGGATCACCGGGAATCTCATGTAACAACTGCTGTCCGTGGCACTGTTGGTCATATTGCTCCTGAGTATCTGTCTACTGGCCAGTCATCAGAAAAGACTGATGTTTTTGGTTTTGGGATCTTACTTCTTGAGTTAATAACAGGCCAGAAGGCATTGGATTTTGGGCGGGGAGCCAAGCAGAAAGGCATAATGCTTGACTGG GTTAAGAAACTCCATCAAGATGCAAAGCTGGAGTTAATGGTGGACAAAGATTTGAAAAATGACTATGACAATGTCGAGTTGGAAGAAATGGTGCAAGTTGCGCTTTTGTGTACTGTATTTAATCCTTCCAACAGGCCGAAAATGTCTGAAGTGTTGAGGATGTTGGAAGGTGATGGCTTAGCTGAAAAGTGGGAGGCATCACAAACAATTGAAACTCCAAGATTCCGAACGTTTGAACATATACCACAAAGGTATTCAGACTATATAGAAGAATCCTCACTCGTGGTCGAAGCAATGGAGCTTTCTGGTCCCAGATGA
- the LOC140021038 gene encoding protein NSP-INTERACTING KINASE 3-like isoform X3, producing MAIKNDLKDPYNVLENWDTNAVDPCSWTRVTCSPDGSVSALGLPSQSLFGTLSSAIGNLSNLESVLLQNNAIYGPIPSAVGKLVKLQTLDLSNNNFDGDIPSSLGDLKNLNYLRLNNNSLSGPIPETLSKLEGLTLLDLSFNNLSGSLPNQSARTFRIVGNPLICGQSSEYNCSVVYPEPLSFPPNSVTGRSGSKSHHMAIAFGVSFGAAFLVIIVIGLLVWRRYRHNQQIFFDVNGNDQYDPEVCLGHLRRYTFKELRAATDHFSSKNILGRGGFGIVYKGRLNDSSVVAVKRLKDYNALGGEIQFQTEVETISLAVHRNLLRLSGFCSTENERLLVYPYMPNGSVASRLKDHVHGRPVLDWSRRKKIALGTARGLVYLHEQCDPKIIHRDVKAANILLDEDFEAVVGDFGLAKLLDHRESHVTTAVRGTVGHIAPEYLSTGQSSEKTDVFGFGILLLELITGQKALDFGRGAKQKGIMLDWVKKLHQDAKLELMVDKDLKNDYDNVELEEMVQVALLCTVFNPSNRPKMSEVLRMLEGDGLAEKWEASQTIETPRFRTFEHIPQRYSDYIEESSLVVEAMELSGPR from the exons ATGGCTATAAAGAATGACCTGAAAGACCCATATAATGTATTGGAAAATTGGGATACGAATGCTGTGGATCCTTGTAGTTGGACGAGGGTTACCTGCTCTCCTGATGGCTCTGTATCTGCCCT AGGATTGCCCAGTCAGAGCTTGTTTGGGACTTTGTCATCTGCAATAGGAAATCTCTCTAACCTGGAATCCGT GTTGCTGCAGAACAATGCAATTTATGGTCCTATCCCTAGTGCAGTTGGGAAGCTAGTCAAGCTTCAAACACTTGATCTATCCAACAACAATTTTGATGGCGACATACCGAGCTCTTTGGGCGACTTGAAGAATTTGAATTACTT GcgactaaacaacaatagccTTTCTGGACCAATTCCTGAGACTCTCTCTAAACTTGAAGGCCTCACTCTTCT GGACCTTTCTTTCAATAATCTAAGTGGTTCTTTGCCTAATCAATCAGCAAGAACCTTCAG AATTGTTGGAAATCCTTTGATCTGTGGGCAGAGCTCTGAATACAACTGTTCTGTTGTCTATCCTGAACCATTGTCCTTTCCTCCAAATAGTGTTACAG GTCGATCTGGATCAAAAAGCCACCATATGGCCATTGCTTTTGGCGTGAGTTTTGGTGCTGCATTTTTAGTCATCATAGTCATTGGACTGCTTGTTTGGCGGCGATATCGCCATAATCAGCAGATTTTCTTTGACGTTAATGGTAATG ATCAATATGATCCAGAGGTTTGTTTAGGTCACCTGAGAAGGTATACATTCAAGGAACTTCGGGCTGCTACAGACCATTTTTCCTCGAAGAATATATTGGGCCGGGGAGGATTTGGGATTGTCTACAAAGGCCGGTTAAATGATAGCAGTGTGGTTGCTGTCAAAAGATTAAAGGACTACAATGCTCTTGGTGGTGAAATACAATTTCAGACAGAAGTTGAGACAATCAGTTTGGCAGTCCACCGGAATCTTCTCCGTCTTTCGGGTTTCTGTTCAACTGAAAATGAACGGCTTCTTGTTTATCCATACATGCCCAATGGGAGTGTAGCATCTAGATTAAAAG ATCATGTCCATGGTAGGCCTGTTCTAGACTGGTCGAGGCGGAAAAAGATTGCTTTAGGTACAGCAAGAGGGCTGGTGTATTTGCATGAGCAGTGTGACCCCAAAATTATTCATCGAGACGTCAAGGCTGCAAATATTCTGTTGGATGAAGACTTTGAGGCGGTTGTTGGAGATTTTGGGTTGGCAAAGCTCTTGGATCACCGGGAATCTCATGTAACAACTGCTGTCCGTGGCACTGTTGGTCATATTGCTCCTGAGTATCTGTCTACTGGCCAGTCATCAGAAAAGACTGATGTTTTTGGTTTTGGGATCTTACTTCTTGAGTTAATAACAGGCCAGAAGGCATTGGATTTTGGGCGGGGAGCCAAGCAGAAAGGCATAATGCTTGACTGG GTTAAGAAACTCCATCAAGATGCAAAGCTGGAGTTAATGGTGGACAAAGATTTGAAAAATGACTATGACAATGTCGAGTTGGAAGAAATGGTGCAAGTTGCGCTTTTGTGTACTGTATTTAATCCTTCCAACAGGCCGAAAATGTCTGAAGTGTTGAGGATGTTGGAAGGTGATGGCTTAGCTGAAAAGTGGGAGGCATCACAAACAATTGAAACTCCAAGATTCCGAACGTTTGAACATATACCACAAAGGTATTCAGACTATATAGAAGAATCCTCACTCGTGGTCGAAGCAATGGAGCTTTCTGGTCCCAGATGA
- the LOC140021038 gene encoding protein NSP-INTERACTING KINASE 3-like isoform X1 — MEMKWSVLGKVVLLVFILVHSSSASLSPTGINYEVVALMAIKNDLKDPYNVLENWDTNAVDPCSWTRVTCSPDGSVSALGLPSQSLFGTLSSAIGNLSNLESVLLQNNAIYGPIPSAVGKLVKLQTLDLSNNNFDGDIPSSLGDLKNLNYLRLNNNSLSGPIPETLSKLEGLTLLDLSFNNLSGSLPNQSARTFRIVGNPLICGQSSEYNCSVVYPEPLSFPPNSVTGRSGSKSHHMAIAFGVSFGAAFLVIIVIGLLVWRRYRHNQQIFFDVNGNDQYDPEVCLGHLRRYTFKELRAATDHFSSKNILGRGGFGIVYKGRLNDSSVVAVKRLKDYNALGGEIQFQTEVETISLAVHRNLLRLSGFCSTENERLLVYPYMPNGSVASRLKDHVHGRPVLDWSRRKKIALGTARGLVYLHEQCDPKIIHRDVKAANILLDEDFEAVVGDFGLAKLLDHRESHVTTAVRGTVGHIAPEYLSTGQSSEKTDVFGFGILLLELITGQKALDFGRGAKQKGIMLDWVKKLHQDAKLELMVDKDLKNDYDNVELEEMVQVALLCTVFNPSNRPKMSEVLRMLEGDGLAEKWEASQTIETPRFRTFEHIPQRYSDYIEESSLVVEAMELSGPR; from the exons ATGGAAATGAAGTGGTCTGTTTTGGGGAAAGTGGTATTGCTGGTGTTCATTTTAGTGCATAGTTCTTCTGCCTCTCTTTCTCCTACTGGCATAAACTATGAAG ttgttGCTTTGATGGCTATAAAGAATGACCTGAAAGACCCATATAATGTATTGGAAAATTGGGATACGAATGCTGTGGATCCTTGTAGTTGGACGAGGGTTACCTGCTCTCCTGATGGCTCTGTATCTGCCCT AGGATTGCCCAGTCAGAGCTTGTTTGGGACTTTGTCATCTGCAATAGGAAATCTCTCTAACCTGGAATCCGT GTTGCTGCAGAACAATGCAATTTATGGTCCTATCCCTAGTGCAGTTGGGAAGCTAGTCAAGCTTCAAACACTTGATCTATCCAACAACAATTTTGATGGCGACATACCGAGCTCTTTGGGCGACTTGAAGAATTTGAATTACTT GcgactaaacaacaatagccTTTCTGGACCAATTCCTGAGACTCTCTCTAAACTTGAAGGCCTCACTCTTCT GGACCTTTCTTTCAATAATCTAAGTGGTTCTTTGCCTAATCAATCAGCAAGAACCTTCAG AATTGTTGGAAATCCTTTGATCTGTGGGCAGAGCTCTGAATACAACTGTTCTGTTGTCTATCCTGAACCATTGTCCTTTCCTCCAAATAGTGTTACAG GTCGATCTGGATCAAAAAGCCACCATATGGCCATTGCTTTTGGCGTGAGTTTTGGTGCTGCATTTTTAGTCATCATAGTCATTGGACTGCTTGTTTGGCGGCGATATCGCCATAATCAGCAGATTTTCTTTGACGTTAATGGTAATG ATCAATATGATCCAGAGGTTTGTTTAGGTCACCTGAGAAGGTATACATTCAAGGAACTTCGGGCTGCTACAGACCATTTTTCCTCGAAGAATATATTGGGCCGGGGAGGATTTGGGATTGTCTACAAAGGCCGGTTAAATGATAGCAGTGTGGTTGCTGTCAAAAGATTAAAGGACTACAATGCTCTTGGTGGTGAAATACAATTTCAGACAGAAGTTGAGACAATCAGTTTGGCAGTCCACCGGAATCTTCTCCGTCTTTCGGGTTTCTGTTCAACTGAAAATGAACGGCTTCTTGTTTATCCATACATGCCCAATGGGAGTGTAGCATCTAGATTAAAAG ATCATGTCCATGGTAGGCCTGTTCTAGACTGGTCGAGGCGGAAAAAGATTGCTTTAGGTACAGCAAGAGGGCTGGTGTATTTGCATGAGCAGTGTGACCCCAAAATTATTCATCGAGACGTCAAGGCTGCAAATATTCTGTTGGATGAAGACTTTGAGGCGGTTGTTGGAGATTTTGGGTTGGCAAAGCTCTTGGATCACCGGGAATCTCATGTAACAACTGCTGTCCGTGGCACTGTTGGTCATATTGCTCCTGAGTATCTGTCTACTGGCCAGTCATCAGAAAAGACTGATGTTTTTGGTTTTGGGATCTTACTTCTTGAGTTAATAACAGGCCAGAAGGCATTGGATTTTGGGCGGGGAGCCAAGCAGAAAGGCATAATGCTTGACTGG GTTAAGAAACTCCATCAAGATGCAAAGCTGGAGTTAATGGTGGACAAAGATTTGAAAAATGACTATGACAATGTCGAGTTGGAAGAAATGGTGCAAGTTGCGCTTTTGTGTACTGTATTTAATCCTTCCAACAGGCCGAAAATGTCTGAAGTGTTGAGGATGTTGGAAGGTGATGGCTTAGCTGAAAAGTGGGAGGCATCACAAACAATTGAAACTCCAAGATTCCGAACGTTTGAACATATACCACAAAGGTATTCAGACTATATAGAAGAATCCTCACTCGTGGTCGAAGCAATGGAGCTTTCTGGTCCCAGATGA